The following DNA comes from Thermococcus celericrescens.
TCTATGGGGTCCCCGAGGGGCGCTCTCTTCAGGACTCTGACCTCTATGCCCTTACTCAGACCCATTGCTGCGAAGCGGGCCTTTGGTCCTCCAGTTATCTCCCGGACCCGGACAGTTTTTCCGGGTTCCACATCGCTCAGTCTCATCTCCCATCCCTCCATGTACACTTTTATACGCAATATTTAGGTTTCCCTAATAACTTCAGGATAGGCTAATCCAACATGCCCTTAAATAACTTTCTGTTTGTAAAATTAACCCTAGATGTTTGAAACTTAAAAATTAGGTTAGGCTAACCTAACTAGAATGTTCTGAAATGTGCATCCCCTGCCGATAAAAACAAAAAAGAGAAGGTTTGGAAGAAGAATATGAAGAGTTTTAAATTAAAAATGAAGCTACAAATCTGCCTCATTATGAATTTCCGTGCATATGCACGGATTAAAGCTTAAAAACTTTTGGGTAATGGTTTTTAGTTATTCTCGGATTCCAAGGAATTCACACAGCCGCTTGAGGAATTCCGTCTTCCTGCCCTTCCCTGTCACAAAGCGGAGAACCCTTAGCTCTTCGAGGGTCTCACCGTCAATGCTTACCTTTCTGCCCGCTTCCTTTACATCCCTGCTCTCAGCGAGCGCTTTAACGATCTTCCACCCGTTTGGAAGGAGCGCGTTAAAATACTCCTCCACCCACTTCCTATCAATCGAACGGACGAAGAGCTCGCCCTCTCTGGAGAGGCGGTAGTAGGTGTGGTGCTTGTGGACCTCGAAGGCCTTCTTAAAGCGCGCCCTGCTTCACTTTACCGCACTCCCTGGGTCGCGTTCTATCAGGCCGATTTCAAGGAGGTCGCCGATTGCATCCGTTATGAGTTCAAGCGGAAGGCCGCTCATCTTCCCCATCATCTTCGCGTAATCAACGCCCGCCCTTTTCAGGTGGGTCAGGACGTAGAGGTGAACCGGGAGGAGCTCAAATCCTCGGTAGGAACCTGCCCGTTCTTTTCGTGTATTCTCGCCACTCATCGCCGAACCTCTCCTCTAGGGCGTTCTCTTCTTCTCCTATAAATTTCACCAATGCGAGCCAGTAGACGAGTGGTAGGCCCAGCATAAAGCCTCCGATGGCGAGCGAGAAGCCGAGCACTATAAGAAAGCCCCAGATTGAATAGATAGGGTGGCGGACTCTGGAGTAGCAGCCCGTTGTGAGCAGCTCGCCCCTTCGGTAGGCCTTCGAAACCTGCCGGTAGCAGAGGAGCCAGAAGACTATGCCGACTGTGAGAAGGGCAACCCCCAAGGCCGGAAACCTGGGAAAAGAGAAGTTGAGCCTCGAATTAAAGTAGAAGGCCAAAACCGCGTAGGGGACCGCGAAAAGGAACCTTGGGAACTATCCCAAGGAACCTCATCGCTCACTCCTCTATTGGCGGCTTTTCGGCCTTCTTCGCCTGGGTCTGCTCCCAGAGGTCGTCGAAGTTCTCAACGACACGCTGGAGGGCTATCTTAAGGTCCCTCGTCCTCGTGAAGAAGGCCACCTTGTTGGTCTTGTCACGGATCCTCAGGAAGTTCGGCCCCATTCTGAATGCAGCCAGGACGTCAACGTCGAGGAGCTGGCTCACGACGGCCTTGAACTTCCTGGGGTCGCCGTGGCCGTCGTCCTCTTCCTCGAAGTCCTTGGCCCTGTTGTGCCTCTTTTCGAGAAGCTTAACGCTCCCGTTTTCATAGACCTCGTATATCGCGAAGAACTCCGAATCCCCGTAGTGGGCATCTATGAGCGTCTCGTCGTTCTCCATTCCAAACGCGACCTTCAGGCACCTCATGAGCATCACCGTTTTGAGCGTATGCACAAAGCTTAAAAGCTTTTAGGTTAGCCTAATTCCTGGAGGTGAGAGCTTGCAGATAGCGGTGAGTGGTGGAAAAGGTGGCACCGGAAAGTCCACGGTCGCGATTAACCTGGCGATAGTGCTTAGGGAGCGCTACGACCTTGTCTTGGCGGATCTCGATGTCGAGGCGCCGAACGACCACCTCCTCCTCGGCGTGGAGCTGGCCAACGAGGAGCCGGTTGAACTGTTCATGCCGCGCTTTGACTATCAGAAGTGCACCCGCTGCAGGAAGTGCGCTGAAGTCTGCGAGGAGCACGCGATAATAACCATGCGCGACGGGACACCTTTCCTCATGCCGAACCTATGCTCCGGCTGCGCCGCCTGTGAAATAGTCTGCCCGGTTCCGGGGGCGATTCTGCCGGGTAAGAAGCTGATGGGGCACACATACCTTACTGAAACCCCCTACGGCTTCCCGCTCGTTACGGGCCGGCTCCTTGAGGGTGAGGAGAGGGCGATGCCGATAGTTTCCAGGGCCAAGAAGCGTGCCCAGGGGCTTGAGAAGGAGCTTTTGATGGTTGACACCGCCGCGGGGACGAGCAACACCGTCTCAAAGGCCCTTGAGGACTCAAGGCTCATCATAGCCGTCACCGAGCCAACTCCCCTCGGCATTCACGACGGCGAGCTGATTCTTAGGCTGGCGAAGCTGATGGACATCCCGGCGATGGTCGTTGTGAACCGCTCGGACCTCGGCGACGTGGCTAAGGTGCGCGAGATTGCCGAGAAGTACGGTGCGGAGGTAATAGCGGAGATTCCGTACAGCGAGAACGTCATAAGGAGCTACGTTGATGGGAAGCCCATAGTCCTGACGGAGTATCCCGAGGCGGGGCTCTTCAGGGAGATTGCTTCCAGGGTCGTTGAGTTCCTCGGAGGTGGTGAGTGATGCAGCTGGTCATAGCGAGCGGCAAGGGAGGCGTTGGAAAGAGCACTGTTACGGCCTCGCTCCTCTACCTGCTGAAGGACGAGTACCGGTTCGTTGCCGTTGATGCCGATGCGGACGCGCCGAACCTCGACCTGCTCCTCGGCGTGGAGCGCTGGGAGGAGGAGAGGGAGCTGGTAGGGGCGAAGGTGGCAAGGATAAACACGGAGAGCTGCATAAGGTGCGGCATCTGCCAGGAGCGCTGTCCCTACGACTGCATCAAGGTCATAGACGGCGACTACGTTGTCAGCGAGCTGACCTGTGAGGGCTGCAACGTCTGCGGTCTGGTGTGCCCCGTTCCGGGGACGATAAGTCTCGACGAGGTTCGCTCTGGAGTCGTCAGGAAGACGACCACCCGCTACGGCTTCCCGCTGATTTCGGCCCAGCTCGACGTCGGCAGGCCCAACAGTGGAAAGCTCGTCACCGAGGAGAAGGAGTGGGCGAAAAAGCTCATGGGCGAGCTTGGCCTGAAGCACATGGTGGTTGACAGCGCCGCCGGAATCGGCTGTCAGGTTATAGCGAGCATAGGCGGGGCGGATCTGACGATACTCGTGGCGGAGCTACCCCTGCTTCCCTCAGCGACGTGCAAAGGGCCTACAAGGTCGTTCAGCACTTCAGGCAGCCGGCTTACCTCATCATCAACAAGGCCGACTTCAACCCCGGCTTCACTGCCCTCAGGGAGTGGGCTGAAGCCGAGGGGATCCCGATACTCGGAGAAATACCCTACGACAGGGCCATTCCGAGGAGCATGAGCATGCTCAAGCCCTTCGTCGAGGCGTTCCCCGACTCGAAGGCGGCTGACGCGATGAGGGAGATAGCCGAGAGGGTTAGGAAGGAGATTCTGAAGTGACTCCACCGGGCCCGGTCTCGGGCCCATTACCCCCACCGCAAAGCAGATTGGGGGTTATCGTTTAGAGACCACCCTTCGGAGTTTTAAACCGCTCAAAGGCGGTTTTTGAAGGACGCATATTTAGTCTCTTTTGTTTTCTGTTATTCCTAATAATATTTAACACGTACGATAAACCTTGAGTTCCAACGTATCGTGTTTTCTGCCGGTGTACTGCCTCCAAGGGGAAGCGGCGCTTCCGGAGGGTATAAAAACCCCGATGGCGACTCCCAAGCATGCGTATCCTGGGAGAGATAAAAGCGATCAGCAACGACGACTTGGAGTTCTAGAGGCCAATGGAAAGACGGCCTATGTTCCATTTGCCTACCCTGGAGATGTGGTTAATGTGGTCCCCGCAAAGAGACGCTTCGGCAGGAGAATCGTCACCGATTTTGAGCTTCTCGAATCCTCCCCGCTCA
Coding sequences within:
- a CDS encoding methyltransferase family protein, giving the protein MGVALLTVGIVFWLLCYRQVSKAYRRGELLTTGCYSRVRHPIYSIWGFLIVLGFSLAIGGFMLGLPLVYWLALVKFIGEEENALEERFGDEWREYTKRTGRFLPRI
- a CDS encoding NifB/NifX family molybdenum-iron cluster-binding protein codes for the protein MRCLKVAFGMENDETLIDAHYGDSEFFAIYEVYENGSVKLLEKRHNRAKDFEEEDDGHGDPRKFKAVVSQLLDVDVLAAFRMGPNFLRIRDKTNKVAFFTRTRDLKIALQRVVENFDDLWEQTQAKKAEKPPIEE
- a CDS encoding FeoA family protein, which translates into the protein MRLSDVEPGKTVRVREITGGPKARFAAMGLSKGIEVRVLKRAPLGDPIEIEVRGYKLSLREGEARFIEVE
- a CDS encoding nucleotide-binding protein; this encodes MQIAVSGGKGGTGKSTVAINLAIVLRERYDLVLADLDVEAPNDHLLLGVELANEEPVELFMPRFDYQKCTRCRKCAEVCEEHAIITMRDGTPFLMPNLCSGCAACEIVCPVPGAILPGKKLMGHTYLTETPYGFPLVTGRLLEGEERAMPIVSRAKKRAQGLEKELLMVDTAAGTSNTVSKALEDSRLIIAVTEPTPLGIHDGELILRLAKLMDIPAMVVVNRSDLGDVAKVREIAEKYGAEVIAEIPYSENVIRSYVDGKPIVLTEYPEAGLFREIASRVVEFLGGGE